A portion of the Deltaproteobacteria bacterium genome contains these proteins:
- a CDS encoding FHA domain-containing protein, whose translation MARLILMFNNQVIKEYPFLKDSITIGRKPDNVIVIDNLAVSGYHARIDKAGDQFILTDLQSTNGTFVNDKKILSHRLAHGDNIAIGKHVLLFVSAESAKDEGKQKPKLDMDKTMMLDTAKQRELLAKQPGAKRAPRPPEKVGVISFIDGSNLGEFELKKKLTKIGKADTSEIKLSGMFIGATAATISRRPTGYNISFTGGLAKLKVNGEVVKESVPLKDFDTIELGSYKFQFYLKDVEKP comes from the coding sequence ATGGCGAGATTAATCTTGATGTTCAACAATCAGGTTATCAAGGAATATCCGTTCCTGAAGGATAGTATAACCATCGGGAGAAAACCCGACAATGTCATCGTGATCGACAACCTTGCTGTATCAGGATATCACGCGAGGATCGATAAGGCGGGTGACCAGTTCATCCTGACGGATCTCCAGAGTACTAACGGTACCTTTGTGAACGACAAGAAGATCCTTTCTCACCGGCTGGCACACGGTGACAACATCGCCATCGGGAAGCATGTGCTTCTCTTCGTATCAGCCGAGAGCGCGAAGGATGAAGGCAAGCAGAAGCCGAAACTGGACATGGACAAGACCATGATGCTTGATACCGCCAAGCAGCGGGAGCTCCTGGCGAAACAACCGGGAGCGAAACGTGCCCCTCGCCCCCCGGAGAAGGTCGGTGTAATCAGTTTCATCGACGGGTCCAACCTGGGTGAATTCGAATTGAAGAAGAAGCTTACAAAAATCGGCAAAGCGGATACTTCTGAGATCAAACTCTCAGGCATGTTCATCGGGGCTACTGCAGCAACCATAAGCAGAAGGCCCACCGGATACAATATCTCCTTTACGGGCGGGTTGGCCAAACTAAAGGTGAACGGTGAGGTGGTAAAAGAAAGTGTGCCCCTGAAGGATTTTGATACTATCGAACTTGGATCTTACAAATTCCAATTTTACTTAAAGGACGTCGAAAAGCCCTAG
- a CDS encoding Stp1/IreP family PP2C-type Ser/Thr phosphatase: MIIKSAGLTDVGLKRKGNEDAFHLEDSLGLYIVADGMGGHLAGEVASRIALDIIIESCRRWIEQENPREDLFGAYDETLTAKGNCILSSIRLANRVIYEMAMHYEQYQGMGTTVVILLVTPDMVIAANVGDSRIYLVRNGRIERLSRDHTIVWEQVEQGIISPEEAALSPLKHVLTRNLGSAEQVDPDIFEIDPGEDDLYILCTDGLTDLVEDNEILEMTFTESEPQTLCQRFVESALERGGHDNTTVVCVSLSAPGRRVKEGMMKRAGFFFVDLLLWAQKGIRNLVP; the protein is encoded by the coding sequence TTGATCATTAAATCCGCAGGGCTTACGGACGTTGGACTCAAGAGGAAAGGGAACGAAGACGCCTTTCATCTCGAAGATTCCCTGGGCCTTTATATCGTGGCGGATGGAATGGGTGGACACCTTGCCGGGGAAGTCGCCAGCAGAATCGCCTTGGACATCATCATCGAAAGTTGCCGGCGATGGATCGAGCAGGAAAACCCCAGGGAGGACCTTTTCGGGGCCTATGATGAAACCCTTACCGCGAAGGGGAATTGTATCCTGAGCAGCATAAGGCTGGCCAATCGTGTGATCTATGAAATGGCCATGCATTACGAGCAGTACCAGGGCATGGGAACCACGGTGGTTATTTTGCTCGTAACCCCCGATATGGTCATCGCCGCGAATGTAGGGGACAGCCGGATTTACCTGGTAAGAAACGGGCGGATCGAGCGGCTCTCCCGGGATCACACCATTGTCTGGGAACAGGTGGAGCAAGGTATCATCTCCCCTGAGGAGGCCGCCCTTTCACCTCTCAAGCACGTTTTGACCAGAAACCTGGGATCCGCCGAACAGGTGGATCCGGATATCTTCGAGATTGATCCGGGTGAAGATGACCTGTACATCCTGTGTACCGACGGGCTGACGGATCTCGTGGAAGACAACGAGATACTTGAAATGACCTTTACCGAATCCGAACCCCAGACCCTCTGCCAGCGCTTCGTAGAAAGCGCTCTTGAGCGTGGCGGGCATGACAACACGACTGTGGTGTGTGTCTCTCTCTCCGCACCGGGCAGGAGGGTAAAAGAAGGAATGATGAAGAGGGCGGGATTTTTCTTTGTTGATCTCCTGTTGTGGGCCCAAAAAGGTATAAGGAATTTGGTTCCCTGA